The region TGGGTGGGCGTCGACCTCGACACGGTGCTGGACCAGCGCGCGGTAGAGCAGGTCGACGCCCAATCGGAGGCTCACCGCAGGGCGGTGTGGGCGTCGACGAGAAAACGGTCGCGGTCGTCGCCGTGGGCGATTGCCGCGTTGTAGACGGCGTCGATCGCGGCGACCAGCGGACTGTCATGTGCCAGGGCGATCAGGGCGGGGAACGCGACGGCCTGCTGGAGCATCTCGGTGACGCCGCGTGGTCCGAACGCTCTTGGGCCCAGGCGAAGTGGGACGGTGGTGTGCGGCACCTCGGGATCGGACAAGAGCCGGTGGAAAGCGGCGCTGCCGCTCTGCTCGGTGAAGGATCGGGGCAGTGGGCGGTTGGCCTCGGCGGCGGCGAGCGCGCCGGCGATCCACCCGATCTGCTCTAGCCCGGCTACCCGCATCGCGCGACGGGCCGCCCAGCAGGCTGCCTTCCGCTGGCGGACGGCGGGCAGCGCGTCGATGCGGTCGAGCAGCGGGCGATCGATCCGGGCAAGGGACTGTGCCTGGCTGAGGAGCCCTCGGACACGATCCGACGGCGGAGTGCCTCCCCACCGCTCGGCGTCGCGTTCGGCCCGCAGGCGGCGGCTCTTCTCGGCCAGCGCGGTCGCCTCGGCGGCCTGCTTACGCAACGTCTCCAGCCACGGATACGACCCGGCGGTGTCGAGCAGATGGTCCCAGATCAGGCCGAGAGCGAAGGCGTGCCGGCCCAGCATTCCCTCGTGCCGCAGCGTGAAGCCGTCGGGGCCGGACGTCAGCCGTACGGTACTCGACTCGTCGTCCGGGAGTGTGGCCAACGGATCAGGGAAGATCGGCTCGTCGGCGGTGGCCCACGACCAGCCGAGAGTCTCACCGTCGACCCGCTCCAGCCGGACCTCCAAGTCGCCGACGGGCAACACTCCCATCGAGACCTCGACCGGCGCGGGCCGGTGGCGAATCACCGCCACCCGGGACAGCCCGCTGTCGTCCTCGTACGGGTCAGGTGGCAGCGGCGGCAGGATGGCCGGGCGGCCCGACGGGCGCGGCACCAGCGACAGCATCGCCCACTCGGCGGCCTTCGCCGGTTTCTGCTCCCAGTCGCGGCCCCCCGGGTCGGCCAGCACGGTACGCCATGGTGTCTCCTCGGACACCGCCCAGATGTGCAGCTCGTGCCGCTCGGGCGGGTCGTCGTCGGTGCGTACGGTTTCGTGCAGGCGGTCGCGCGCGTGCACCCGCACGCGGATCAGCCCGCGCGGGACCGCGACATCGGTGAGAGCCGCCGCGGTGCCGCCCATCAGGCCGGTGACCGACAGCCGGCCACTGGGACTCCAGAGAGTAGCCTCGCTGATCGCGTCCCAGTCGACGTCGACCTCCGTGGGAGGTCCGGGCAAGACACGGACGCGTGCCTCGATCCAGCCGGTGTGTATGCCGCAGAACCCGGTGAACTGACTCGACCCGCCGACGTGCAGCAGGTTGTCGCCGAGGGTGTAGATCTCCACGCCGGATACGCCCGGCACGGTGGACACCTCGTACTGGCAGTAGCTGACGGACAGCCGCGCCCAGTCGGTCACGGATATCGGAGTTCGATGATCCGCGCCATGCAAATCGTCCACTCCCGGATCCTACGACTGTCGTCATAGGACCCGTGAGGCACCGAGAAGTCCTTGCCGGCGCTGTCCGACCGGGCCAGGCGGCCGAACCGGTGCTCACGAGCGCCCGGGACAGGAGAGCATCCTGCCCTCACCTGCACGGTCACGTCTCGAGTTTGACCACCCTCGGCGCGGTCCGGCGGGTCCAACTCCGGAATCAAGGAATCGACAAGCTGCCCCGCAGTAGCGTGACAAGCGTCCGGGATCTATCGACGACATGGAGTCGAGGTCGCGTGTTGGTGCGGGAAGCAGGGGACGGTTCGGACACCGATGCCGGGCCGGCGGCGTCGAACGCACCGCCCGGCCGGCGTGGCTGGCGCGCCACCGCCCACCGGTCGCTGATGGTTCTGTTCCTGATGGTGGTCGCAGCCGCCGTGGCGCTGGCGCTGCGCGGCCAGGACTGGTCGGTGCTGCCGTCGGCGGTCGGCGATCGTCCCCCGGTCTCCTTCGCGTTGCTCGTCGGGATCGCCTTCCTGCTCAACGCCGCGTCGGTGGTGCTGACCATGGTGTCCTGGCGGGAGATGATGTCGGGAATCGGCGAGCGGCTGAGCCCGGTGGCGGCGACGCGGATCTTCTTTGTCGGCCAGTTCGCCAAGTTTGTCCCGGGCAAAGTGCTCGGACTCATCGTCGCCATCAGGATGGGCAAGGCGACCGGGGTGTCGGCGGGCCGGATGACCTACGCCTGGCTCCTGTCGCTGGTTGTGGTCATGCTCACCGGTACGACGGTTGGGCTGGCCGCCGGGCCGGATGTCTTCGGGGCTTCGGCCGGTTGGCTGGCGCTGGCGGCGGTGCCGATCGTGGCTGTTCTGGTCCGCCCGGACCTGGTTGGCCGGGCGGCGGCCATGGCGGCCCGGGTGCTGCGCCGACCGTCGCCGACGGCGGACGTCTCCGGCCGAGGAGTCCGTCTGGCTGTGCTCCTGCAGTTGCTGGCATGGCTGCTTGGCGGGCTCCATCTCTGGGTGCTCGCTGTGGCGATGGGCGCCGCGCCGGCCCGCTCGTTCCTGCTCTGCGTCGGGGCGTTCGGCCTCGGCGCGGTCACCGGGATGCTGGCCGTGTTCGCCCCGGAGGGCATCGGGGTGCGTGAGGTGGTCCTGCTGGCAGCGCTCGGCGTGACGCTGCCGCTGCCGGTGGCCGGCGTGGTGGTGGTGGCGAGCCGATTGGTGGTCACGCTCAGCGAGCTTTCCACGGCTGGGGTGGCTCTGCTGGTGAGTGAAATCCAGCTCCGGGGGCGGCCGGTGCATCGGCCTGAGGTAGCCGTGGTTCCAAGGTGTGCGGAGGTCGGCAATCGGAGGGAGGAGCAGGCTCTGTCAAACCGGGACAATGAATGATCGTTTTTTCATCGACGATTGACCGATATTGGTTAATGTCGCCACAATATTGAACTGCTTTCCGTTATTCGAGGAATCTTGACGACGCGGTCGAGTCGCGGTCCGGTGAGCGGCGCATGGCGACCGAACATGTCTTTGGCCTCCACGAGGAATTCCGTGTGCGCAGGGTCGGAGACATCACGGAAACGTGCGTGGCCTGGCAGCTCTCGACGGGATTGCCGCCTCGTCCGCAGCGACTCGGACGCCGCTCACCGAGCGTGAAAACCGTTCATATCGAAGGACTTGACGACACCTGCCAGGTGGCGCAGTCGAAAGCGTTGCGCCGCGTTGAATGCAAAGGGATTCATGCGAGAAGCCTGTGGAACATGGGAGCGTGACCATGCATACTGAATCACGCTGATCGATGTGCATACAACGGGGAGTGTTCATGAACGAGTCCAGACCAGCGCTGGTGTCGGTGATTGTGCCCAGTCTCAACACTGCGAAGACCATCGGGCTGTGCATCGAGGCGGTGCTGGCGCAGACGTACCCCGCGATCGAGATGATCGTGGTGGATGACGGGAGCACCGACGGGACGGCCGACATCGCACGGGCGTATGGCTGCACGGTGATCCGACTGCCGCGCAACGTGGGGACCGGCCCGGCCCGCAACCGTGGAATCGAGGCGAGTCACGGTAGCGTCTTGTTCTTCCTCGACGCCGACGTGGCGCTCGCTCCGGACGCGGTCGAGAACGCGGTGCGGATCCTTGACGAGAACCCGACCTACGGCGCGGTGTGGGGCGTCTACGCCGACCGGCCGCTGGTCGATGACGGCTTGGTGAAGCGAGTCCAGGTGCTCCACGCGCACTACCGGCAGATCCGCAAGCTGGGGCCGGCCCGGACCGGGCACTTCGCTGGCGGTGCGATCCGCCGGAGAGTCGTCGACGAGGTCGGCATGTTCGACGAGCGACTGGGACCGATCAACGAGGACACCGAATACAGCCTGCGCATCGCCGAGCGCTTCCCGATGGTCCGGACCACCGAAGTCGTCGGATACCACGACGACGATGACGAGGTGTCGTCGGTGATCAGGAAGTGCTTCAAGCGAGCGGTCCGGTTGGTGCCGCTGGTCCTCACACGGCGCGGCTCGCGATTCGAGAAGGAGGCGACCTACCAGCCACAGGAGGTCGCGGCGGTCTTCCTGGCCACTGCGACGATCCCACTGGCGATCTTCTCGCTCTATCTCCTGGCCGTGCCACTGGCCTTCCTGGCCTGGTTCATCCTCGCGGACCTGCGCCGGCTGGGCTTCGTGCGCAGGAACGCGGGCTGGCGGCTGGTGTTTCCGTGCATGGCGCTGAACTACACCTACAGCTTGACCATCTCGCTCGCTGCCCTCAGTGGTGCCCTGTGTTACCTCGTCGATCCGCGGTTCCGCCGCCGGTGGTCTG is a window of Micromonospora polyrhachis DNA encoding:
- a CDS encoding lysylphosphatidylglycerol synthase domain-containing protein; the encoded protein is MLVREAGDGSDTDAGPAASNAPPGRRGWRATAHRSLMVLFLMVVAAAVALALRGQDWSVLPSAVGDRPPVSFALLVGIAFLLNAASVVLTMVSWREMMSGIGERLSPVAATRIFFVGQFAKFVPGKVLGLIVAIRMGKATGVSAGRMTYAWLLSLVVVMLTGTTVGLAAGPDVFGASAGWLALAAVPIVAVLVRPDLVGRAAAMAARVLRRPSPTADVSGRGVRLAVLLQLLAWLLGGLHLWVLAVAMGAAPARSFLLCVGAFGLGAVTGMLAVFAPEGIGVREVVLLAALGVTLPLPVAGVVVVASRLVVTLSELSTAGVALLVSEIQLRGRPVHRPEVAVVPRCAEVGNRREEQALSNRDNE
- a CDS encoding glycosyltransferase family 2 protein yields the protein MNESRPALVSVIVPSLNTAKTIGLCIEAVLAQTYPAIEMIVVDDGSTDGTADIARAYGCTVIRLPRNVGTGPARNRGIEASHGSVLFFLDADVALAPDAVENAVRILDENPTYGAVWGVYADRPLVDDGLVKRVQVLHAHYRQIRKLGPARTGHFAGGAIRRRVVDEVGMFDERLGPINEDTEYSLRIAERFPMVRTTEVVGYHDDDDEVSSVIRKCFKRAVRLVPLVLTRRGSRFEKEATYQPQEVAAVFLATATIPLAIFSLYLLAVPLAFLAWFILADLRRLGFVRRNAGWRLVFPCMALNYTYSLTISLAALSGALCYLVDPRFRRRWSGAVAR